In Patescibacteria group bacterium, a single genomic region encodes these proteins:
- a CDS encoding nucleoside monophosphate kinase: protein MKDFKNFILIGPPGCGKGTQAKRLLERFKGAYYISTGKLFRKLTEQKTDVGERIKSVVESGGLPFDDLATTLWMYDIAQNLKKNQGIIADGFPRRLQEAKDLDDFLKFLDRKKNTKFILINISEKEALKRLPKRNRADDEAKDIKKRFILYKKRTVPAINYLKKHYNLVYINGEQTRENVFKDILKVIK from the coding sequence ATGAAGGATTTTAAAAATTTTATTTTAATCGGACCGCCAGGATGCGGAAAAGGAACGCAGGCAAAACGCTTATTGGAACGTTTTAAAGGCGCTTATTATATTTCTACTGGCAAACTATTCAGGAAATTAACAGAACAAAAGACCGATGTTGGTGAAAGAATAAAATCAGTTGTTGAAAGCGGAGGACTGCCGTTTGATGATTTAGCCACCACTTTATGGATGTATGACATTGCCCAGAATCTTAAAAAAAATCAGGGGATTATTGCTGACGGGTTTCCGAGAAGATTACAGGAAGCGAAAGACTTGGATGATTTTTTGAAGTTTTTAGATAGAAAGAAAAATACTAAATTTATTCTTATTAATATTTCTGAAAAAGAAGCATTAAAAAGATTGCCCAAAAGAAACAGAGCTGATGACGAAGCAAAGGATATTAAAAAACGCTTTATTTTATACAAAAAAAGAACCGTTCCCGCAATAAATTATTTGAAAAAACATTATAATTTGGTTTATATTAACGGCGAACAAACAAGAGAAAATGTTTTTAAGGATATTTTAAAAGTAATAAAATAA
- the secY gene encoding preprotein translocase subunit SecY, translating to MQWLEKIKQLFKVKELRNKILFVAGLLIVFSLISNIPVPGVNTEKLRAFFQGNQLFGLINIFTGGAMQNFSIAMLGLGPFITATIILQLLTMIFPKLKEMYHESGPEGQRKFNQYGRILTVPLAALQAYAMINLLTSQQIVIPLSSFALFTAIATITAGAVFLMWLGELISEKGIGNGVSLLIFAGIVGRIPSSIQQIIATYTPAQLPAYLGFIIVAVLVIVGVVIINESQRKVPIAYAKRIKGRRVYGGFSTYLPLKVNQAGVIPIIFALSIMLFPGMIAKFFSTASNLTIAKIATSIGNIFQDQIFYAVVYFILVVVFTFFYTSVTFDPKAIAENVQKNGGFVPGIRPGENTAAFFSHVLYKITFVGALFLGLIAVLPTIVQGATGLASMTIGGTAVLIVVSVVLETMKQVESQLTMRDYEGF from the coding sequence ATGCAATGGTTAGAAAAAATTAAACAACTTTTCAAGGTTAAAGAATTAAGGAACAAAATATTATTTGTTGCCGGTTTATTAATAGTTTTTAGCCTGATTTCAAATATTCCAGTGCCGGGAGTTAATACAGAAAAACTCCGGGCATTTTTTCAAGGAAATCAGCTTTTTGGCTTGATTAATATTTTTACCGGAGGCGCAATGCAGAATTTTTCAATCGCTATGTTGGGTCTTGGACCATTTATTACTGCCACGATTATTTTACAGCTTTTAACCATGATTTTCCCGAAACTTAAAGAAATGTACCATGAATCAGGCCCGGAAGGACAGAGAAAATTTAACCAATACGGAAGAATTTTGACTGTTCCTCTGGCAGCCCTGCAAGCATATGCAATGATAAATCTTTTAACCAGCCAACAGATAGTTATTCCTCTGTCTTCATTCGCATTATTTACTGCCATTGCTACAATTACGGCCGGAGCGGTTTTTCTGATGTGGCTGGGCGAATTAATTTCCGAAAAAGGAATCGGCAACGGAGTTTCTTTATTGATTTTTGCCGGTATTGTCGGAAGAATTCCTTCATCTATCCAGCAGATTATCGCGACTTATACTCCGGCGCAATTGCCCGCATATCTGGGTTTTATAATTGTGGCAGTTCTGGTAATTGTCGGGGTCGTTATAATTAATGAGTCCCAGAGAAAAGTTCCTATTGCTTATGCAAAAAGGATTAAGGGGCGAAGAGTTTACGGCGGATTCTCGACTTATCTACCTTTAAAAGTCAACCAGGCAGGAGTGATTCCTATAATCTTTGCTTTGTCTATTATGCTTTTTCCGGGAATGATTGCCAAGTTTTTTTCGACTGCTTCCAACCTGACAATTGCGAAAATAGCGACATCAATCGGGAATATTTTTCAGGACCAGATTTTTTATGCTGTTGTTTATTTTATTTTAGTAGTAGTGTTTACCTTTTTTTATACTTCGGTTACTTTCGATCCGAAAGCGATTGCCGAAAATGTTCAGAAAAACGGTGGGTTTGTGCCGGGTATTAGGCCGGGTGAGAATACTGCTGCATTTTTCTCACACGTTTTATACAAGATTACTTTTGTCGGGGCTTTGTTTTTGGGTTTGATTGCTGTTTTGCCGACAATAGTCCAGGGAGCTACTGGCCTTGCTTCAATGACTATCGGAGGTACAGCGGTTTTAATCGTTGTTTCCGTGGTTTTGGAAACAATGAAGCAAGTTGAATCGCAATTAACAATGAGGGATTATGAAGGATTTTAA